One genomic segment of ANME-2 cluster archaeon includes these proteins:
- a CDS encoding PGF-pre-PGF domain-containing protein, whose translation MKIIILFLFLLWIVHPVSATFNITPHGNSFPVSVGAEIPGAVYVNDIDKDGTGEIVVETYSNLFLYDVSTSNLQSISSLAGALHTITKMPDPNAGNLAGDNKLEIVIGDKTSKKLYAWNSDRTSVAGFPLTLAGNIYSTPSLADVDNDGYSEIAIGSDANLVYLVNGDGTIFTNWPVAVGGGVHSQPAFGDIDGDGEFEIVVTALDNKVYAFNIDGSNVSGWPQSISSFGVTFLYNSPAVGDLDNDGTDEVVVSASVIGNLYSGKLIAYNGDGSLLWNAQTYYNAYSSPAIGNIDTDAKNEIVVGCVYSVFAFEHDGTLKWTHLFGENEVYSKPLLKDITGDSISEVFVALKSGTLLGFYGDGTSFMQESSGGNVLGTPSVYDFDNDGSLELVVGTGAGYIQAWNIEFIPVYPTVSLTTPAPNSVFVQGEIISFTGSGSDPDGAIMLGLWSSDVKGGLGSGDLLNVDSSSLNLGYHNISYTVYDRDGLSSTSMITIKIGLKPITSITKPVTGITPLQWTNISFSGTATDQDGSVVGVRWESDRDGLLSNQYTFSSQDLSIGNHIITFTATDNDGFNTSSQVGISIREPKPPICQIIKPITNSEYKVDEIVFFKSSSSDPDGIVETYEWYSSRDGYLGNKSDFNRSDLSPGTHLIFFNVMDNDNLTWTDQITLMIMDETAMVGGGGGGGGFTGEEYTNIEVNEYVTSFVLNDKKITYDFKVADPILSIEYTALRSAGKITSVVEVLHDKSKLVPVPAPYSIYKNVNIFVGLYGYATEQNIRDTTVSFKVKNDWIESNEIDESKVALYRYTDGAWIEQPTELDHKDDTYVYYRTHVKGFPSFAVSGRKLNEEIQTQDGEDISGNEALSTKDTDDSVGGNIFSDFDSLTNFRLGAGLLALSMICIVLLLFFKKRNN comes from the coding sequence ATGAAAATCATCATTCTATTTTTATTTTTATTATGGATAGTGCACCCTGTATCTGCTACCTTTAATATTACACCCCACGGTAACTCATTTCCAGTTTCGGTAGGTGCAGAAATACCAGGCGCAGTTTATGTTAATGATATTGACAAAGACGGTACAGGCGAAATAGTTGTAGAAACCTACAGTAATCTCTTTTTGTATGATGTATCGACAAGTAACCTACAATCCATTTCATCATTAGCAGGAGCTCTTCATACAATAACGAAAATGCCAGACCCCAATGCAGGAAATCTGGCAGGTGATAATAAACTTGAAATTGTTATTGGTGATAAGACATCAAAAAAGCTTTACGCATGGAATAGTGACAGGACATCGGTAGCTGGCTTCCCGTTAACGCTTGCAGGTAATATATATTCCACACCCTCTCTGGCTGATGTGGACAATGATGGTTATTCAGAAATTGCGATTGGAAGCGATGCAAATCTGGTATATCTCGTTAACGGTGACGGGACGATTTTCACGAACTGGCCCGTGGCTGTTGGAGGCGGAGTACACTCACAACCTGCATTCGGTGATATTGATGGCGACGGAGAATTTGAAATAGTGGTCACTGCACTGGATAATAAAGTATATGCTTTTAATATCGATGGTTCAAATGTTTCAGGCTGGCCACAGTCAATATCTTCGTTTGGTGTGACATTTTTGTATAATTCACCTGCAGTTGGTGACCTTGACAATGATGGAACCGATGAAGTCGTAGTTTCAGCATCCGTGATTGGCAACTTATATAGTGGGAAGTTGATAGCCTATAATGGAGACGGTTCACTTCTTTGGAATGCGCAAACCTATTACAATGCCTATTCATCTCCTGCAATCGGCAATATTGATACTGATGCTAAAAATGAAATTGTAGTAGGTTGTGTTTATTCAGTATTTGCCTTTGAACATGATGGTACGCTAAAGTGGACACATCTTTTCGGGGAAAATGAAGTATATTCAAAGCCCCTCCTGAAAGACATTACCGGCGATAGTATCAGTGAAGTATTTGTTGCTTTAAAAAGTGGTACTCTCCTCGGATTCTATGGTGACGGTACATCCTTTATGCAGGAATCATCAGGCGGAAATGTACTTGGAACTCCTTCAGTCTATGATTTTGATAATGACGGATCGCTGGAACTGGTCGTTGGTACAGGGGCAGGATATATCCAGGCATGGAATATAGAATTCATTCCAGTATATCCCACTGTATCATTGACAACTCCTGCACCGAATTCTGTTTTTGTTCAGGGTGAAATAATTTCTTTTACCGGAAGTGGAAGTGACCCGGACGGTGCAATAATGTTGGGTTTGTGGAGTTCAGATGTCAAAGGTGGTCTTGGTTCCGGCGACCTACTCAATGTTGATTCAAGTAGTCTAAACTTAGGGTATCACAACATATCATATACCGTTTATGACAGGGACGGTCTTTCAAGCACTTCAATGATAACTATAAAGATCGGCCTTAAACCCATAACTTCCATAACAAAACCCGTAACCGGGATTACACCGTTGCAATGGACAAATATTTCATTCAGTGGCACTGCCACCGATCAGGACGGTTCTGTAGTTGGGGTCAGGTGGGAATCTGACCGTGATGGGCTGCTCAGCAATCAATATACATTCAGCTCGCAGGACCTTAGTATCGGGAACCATATAATAACCTTCACTGCCACAGATAACGATGGATTCAATACATCTTCACAGGTCGGCATATCTATCAGGGAACCAAAACCACCGATATGCCAGATCATAAAACCAATCACGAACTCGGAATATAAAGTAGATGAAATAGTATTTTTTAAAAGTTCGTCCAGTGATCCCGATGGTATTGTGGAGACGTATGAATGGTATTCCAGTAGAGATGGATACCTAGGAAATAAATCCGATTTTAACAGGTCAGACCTGTCACCTGGAACTCATTTGATATTTTTCAATGTGATGGATAATGATAACCTGACATGGACCGATCAGATTACCCTAATGATCATGGATGAGACCGCTATGGTTGGAGGTGGGGGTGGAGGCGGAGGATTTACCGGTGAGGAGTATACTAATATCGAGGTCAATGAATATGTGACCTCCTTTGTACTGAACGATAAGAAGATCACCTATGATTTCAAAGTGGCAGACCCTATCCTGAGCATTGAGTATACTGCGCTTAGAAGTGCAGGCAAGATCACTTCAGTGGTTGAGGTGCTGCACGATAAATCTAAATTAGTACCAGTTCCGGCTCCCTATTCAATATATAAGAATGTAAACATCTTTGTGGGGCTCTATGGCTATGCAACAGAGCAGAATATAAGGGATACAACGGTTTCTTTCAAGGTTAAAAATGACTGGATAGAGTCCAACGAAATTGATGAATCGAAGGTTGCCCTCTACAGGTACACGGACGGGGCCTGGATTGAACAGCCAACAGAGCTGGATCATAAAGATGATACGTATGTATATTACAGGACCCATGTGAAGGGTTTTCCTTCATTTGCAGTATCGGGGCGGAAATTGAATGAAGAAATACAGACCCAGGATGGGGAGGACATATCAGGAAATGAGGCTTTATCAACAAAGGATACTGATGACAGTGTGGGAGGTAATATATTCTCGGATTTTGATTCATTAACTAATTTCCGATTAGGTGCCGGTCTATTAGCTCTCAGTATGATCTGTATAGTCCTTCTATTATTCTTTAAGAAAAGGAACAATTAA